In Alteribacter lacisalsi, a genomic segment contains:
- a CDS encoding CBS domain-containing protein, which produces MQVILSHTNLDFDGLASMMAAKKLHPDASLVLPDKCQSAVEHYLAIHKDLFSITDERHLDWDNITQVILTDTSSLKRTGNIGNRLPDEVPVLCYDHHGDPPHSTSTFTCIHKKYGACITLLLEKINEEALDISPFEATLFALGLYSDTGSLSYSSTCPEDLLAGSRLLQAGASLEVVEQFKEAPLSGDEQTLFRALMDNMTIEYYDGVDAAIAVHEQESYTGGLASIASLLLSVTGSDAIFCLVRMNDKTFITARSASDRINVLPVIQTLGGGGHAKAASAMRKDLSPLVLADELRQQLHEISGSDTTAKDIMSTPVRVVAPHTSVVDVSKMLYRYGHTGFPVTENGRLAGIISRRDVDKALHHNLGHAPVKGYMSTSPVTINPDTSLEKIQAVMMEKNVGRMPVIDCGEVVGIVSRSNVIEALHGKSPKPKAATETSRSAARTNLAFSAKSRLSQNLFNLITLIGNRASALNMKPYLIGGIVRDLILGRDNQDIDIVVEGNAIELGENLAASEGGSVRTHEAFKTATWTSPEGIKVDLTSARTEYYDYPAALPQVELSDIKEDLYRRDFTINAMGMSLAPVDFGRLIDFFNGYLDIRGGIIKVLYNLSFTEDPTRVLRAMRFEHRFSFHMDEQTETLARNHGRTLSSVSKPRIAGELSRLLIEESPVFFVKRAAELDVFRYILSSHEDVITCLSRLSVYEELAKQVNLEKSIHNWTAILTLLSDFTPDAFSECRSYAHNKQEARYVSEIESISSAVRPAVIKLSEWHRILEGKSSVASAVFFAKAGSEDQAIAEMGRLYLTGREQVKNRISGQDLIKLGLEPGPDFKEWLLEIEGKWLDEPNLTKDDMLRWAQEHLLIRASENETE; this is translated from the coding sequence ATGCAGGTAATCCTTTCCCATACAAACCTGGATTTTGACGGCCTGGCTTCCATGATGGCTGCAAAGAAACTTCACCCGGATGCATCACTGGTTCTGCCTGACAAATGCCAGTCGGCTGTCGAGCATTACCTTGCCATCCATAAAGACCTGTTTTCTATTACAGATGAACGACATTTGGACTGGGATAACATTACGCAGGTAATCCTGACCGACACCTCCTCCCTTAAGCGCACGGGGAACATTGGCAATCGGCTGCCCGATGAAGTACCTGTACTCTGCTACGATCATCACGGCGATCCGCCCCATTCGACGTCTACCTTCACATGCATACATAAAAAGTACGGAGCGTGCATCACCCTTCTTCTCGAAAAAATTAATGAAGAGGCTTTGGACATCTCCCCTTTTGAAGCGACACTGTTTGCCCTTGGTCTTTATTCAGATACGGGAAGTCTGAGCTACAGCTCCACGTGCCCTGAAGACCTTTTGGCCGGAAGTCGGCTGCTTCAGGCTGGAGCAAGCCTCGAAGTTGTGGAGCAGTTTAAGGAGGCACCGTTAAGCGGTGATGAGCAGACCCTTTTCCGGGCTCTGATGGACAACATGACAATCGAATATTACGACGGAGTTGATGCAGCAATTGCCGTTCACGAACAGGAGAGCTATACAGGCGGTCTTGCCTCCATTGCCAGCCTGCTACTGTCTGTAACAGGTTCGGATGCAATCTTCTGTCTTGTTCGTATGAATGATAAAACCTTTATTACAGCGCGCTCTGCTTCCGACAGAATTAACGTGCTGCCTGTCATCCAGACTCTTGGCGGCGGAGGGCATGCAAAAGCGGCAAGTGCGATGCGCAAAGACCTCTCCCCTCTTGTTCTCGCTGATGAATTACGGCAGCAGCTCCACGAGATCAGCGGGAGTGATACAACAGCAAAAGATATCATGAGCACACCTGTCAGAGTGGTTGCCCCTCACACCTCCGTGGTGGATGTGTCCAAAATGCTCTACCGGTACGGACATACAGGCTTTCCGGTTACGGAAAACGGTAGACTGGCGGGCATCATTTCCCGGCGTGACGTGGATAAAGCCCTTCATCATAACCTGGGACATGCTCCGGTAAAGGGCTACATGAGTACCAGTCCGGTAACGATCAATCCTGATACGTCCCTTGAAAAAATCCAGGCGGTGATGATGGAAAAAAATGTTGGAAGAATGCCTGTCATAGACTGCGGTGAAGTGGTGGGAATTGTTTCGCGTTCAAATGTCATTGAAGCTTTGCACGGAAAATCTCCAAAGCCGAAAGCAGCAACAGAGACATCCAGATCGGCTGCCCGTACGAACCTTGCCTTTTCTGCAAAAAGCAGGCTATCTCAAAACCTTTTTAATCTCATTACCCTGATCGGAAACCGTGCATCGGCGCTCAACATGAAACCGTATCTGATCGGTGGTATCGTAAGAGATCTGATTCTGGGTCGCGACAATCAGGATATTGATATCGTTGTTGAAGGAAATGCTATTGAGCTTGGAGAAAACCTTGCCGCGTCCGAAGGTGGATCTGTACGGACACACGAAGCTTTCAAGACCGCCACCTGGACATCACCTGAAGGTATTAAAGTAGATCTGACCAGTGCCCGAACAGAATATTACGATTATCCTGCAGCACTTCCACAGGTGGAACTTTCCGACATTAAAGAAGATCTGTATCGGCGCGATTTTACGATCAATGCCATGGGAATGTCCCTTGCCCCAGTTGACTTCGGACGACTGATTGACTTTTTTAACGGGTATCTCGACATTCGCGGTGGAATAATTAAAGTTCTTTACAACCTGAGCTTTACTGAAGATCCGACCCGGGTTCTTCGGGCCATGCGGTTTGAGCATCGCTTTTCTTTTCACATGGATGAACAGACGGAAACTCTGGCACGAAATCACGGGAGGACACTCTCATCTGTTTCAAAACCACGAATAGCAGGAGAGCTTTCGAGGCTTTTGATCGAAGAAAGCCCGGTGTTTTTTGTAAAACGGGCAGCAGAGCTTGATGTGTTCAGATACATTCTCTCGTCTCACGAAGATGTGATCACCTGTCTTTCACGCCTGTCGGTTTATGAAGAGCTGGCGAAGCAGGTGAATCTCGAGAAATCTATTCACAACTGGACCGCCATTCTAACTCTGCTCTCAGATTTTACACCTGATGCTTTCAGTGAATGCCGTTCGTATGCCCATAATAAACAGGAAGCCCGCTATGTGTCTGAAATTGAATCCATTTCATCAGCAGTGCGCCCTGCCGTGATAAAACTGTCTGAGTGGCACCGCATTCTCGAAGGAAAAAGTTCAGTCGCCTCGGCTGTATTTTTTGCAAAAGCCGGCTCTGAGGATCAGGCAATTGCCGAAATGGGACGACTTTATCTGACTGGAAGAGAGCAGGTAAAAAACCGGATCAGCGGGCAGGATCTAATTAAACTCGGGCTTGAACCGGGACCGGATTTTAAGGAATGGCTGCTTGAGATTGAAGGGAAATGGCTTGATGAACCCAATCTCACAAAAGACGACATGCTCAGGTGGGCTCAAGAGCACCTTCTAATACGTGCCAGTGAGAATGAAACTGAATGA
- a CDS encoding peroxiredoxin, whose protein sequence is MVAKQAPRFEMDAVLPNKEFGKVSLEDNMKNDKWTVLYFYPMDFTFVCPTEITSLSDRQDEFDDLDAEVIGVSTDTIHTHLAWINTDRDDNGLGKLEHSLAADTNHRVAREYGVLLEDEGVALRGLFIISPEGELMYSVVNHNNIGRDVDETLRVLQALQTGGLCPANWKPGQATL, encoded by the coding sequence ATGGTAGCAAAACAGGCACCAAGATTTGAAATGGATGCAGTACTTCCGAATAAGGAATTCGGGAAGGTCTCTCTCGAAGATAATATGAAAAACGACAAGTGGACCGTCCTCTACTTTTACCCGATGGACTTCACTTTTGTATGCCCGACAGAAATTACGTCCCTTAGTGACCGTCAGGATGAATTCGACGATCTGGATGCTGAGGTGATCGGGGTTTCTACAGATACGATTCACACACATCTTGCATGGATTAATACAGACCGCGATGACAACGGACTCGGTAAGCTTGAGCATTCCCTTGCAGCAGACACAAACCACCGTGTTGCACGCGAATACGGCGTACTGCTTGAGGACGAAGGTGTAGCACTGCGCGGCCTGTTCATCATCAGCCCTGAAGGCGAGCTTATGTATTCCGTGGTGAACCACAACAATATCGGCCGCGATGTGGATGAAACACTGCGTGTTCTTCAGGCTCTTCAGACAGGCGGACTGTGCCCGGCGAACTGGAAGCCTGGACAAGCGACACTTTAA
- a CDS encoding TlpA disulfide reductase family protein: protein MKLRSDMPELSGATEWLNDELTRDDLVGDKPTLFHFWSVSCGLCKEAMPDINEFRDEFEDDLNVVAVHMPRSEKDLDMSVIKAMALSHDIAQPIFVDNEHKLTDAFENQYVPAYYVFDEEGKLRHFQAGGGGMKMLRKRVNRVLGNEEK, encoded by the coding sequence ATGAAACTTAGATCAGATATGCCCGAACTCAGTGGTGCCACTGAATGGCTTAACGATGAACTCACACGAGATGATCTTGTAGGTGACAAACCAACCCTTTTCCACTTCTGGTCTGTGAGCTGCGGACTCTGTAAAGAAGCGATGCCTGATATTAATGAATTCCGTGATGAATTTGAAGATGACTTGAACGTTGTGGCTGTTCATATGCCCCGCTCCGAAAAAGACCTGGATATGAGCGTGATCAAAGCGATGGCCCTCAGCCATGATATCGCTCAGCCGATCTTTGTTGATAACGAGCATAAGCTCACAGATGCTTTTGAAAATCAGTACGTGCCTGCGTACTATGTATTTGACGAAGAAGGCAAACTCCGCCACTTCCAGGCTGGCGGCGGCGGCATGAAAATGCTCCGTAAACGGGTAAACCGCGTGCTTGGAAACGAAGAAAAGTAA
- the deoD gene encoding purine-nucleoside phosphorylase, with amino-acid sequence MSVHIGAKEGEIAESILLPGDPLRAKYIAENFLEDVTCYNEVRGMLGYTGTYKGERISVQGTGMGVPSISIYVHELINSYGVKNLIRVGTCGAFQKDVKVRDVILAQSASSDSGVNQRYFGGIDFAPTADFGLLKAAYDGAVESGLNVRVGNVFTSDVFYNDYKDTVQKLADHQVLAVEMESSALYTIAARFGVHALSVLTVSDHLITGEETSSQERQETFNEMVDVALTAAIQSK; translated from the coding sequence ATGAGTGTACATATCGGTGCAAAAGAAGGCGAAATTGCAGAATCCATTCTGCTTCCGGGGGATCCTCTCCGCGCAAAGTATATCGCAGAAAACTTTCTTGAAGACGTAACCTGCTACAATGAAGTTCGTGGGATGCTCGGCTACACAGGAACTTACAAAGGTGAGCGTATTTCCGTTCAGGGGACAGGCATGGGTGTACCGTCCATTTCCATCTACGTCCATGAACTGATCAACAGCTATGGGGTAAAGAACCTGATTCGCGTAGGTACGTGCGGAGCATTCCAGAAAGATGTTAAAGTACGTGACGTGATCCTTGCCCAGAGTGCGTCCAGTGACTCAGGTGTGAACCAGCGCTACTTCGGCGGAATCGATTTCGCTCCTACAGCCGATTTCGGTCTTTTGAAAGCAGCTTATGACGGTGCAGTTGAAAGCGGGCTGAACGTTCGTGTCGGAAACGTGTTTACAAGTGACGTTTTCTATAACGACTATAAAGATACAGTACAAAAACTTGCGGATCATCAGGTGCTTGCAGTGGAAATGGAGTCCTCTGCTCTTTACACGATCGCTGCACGCTTTGGCGTCCATGCATTGAGCGTACTCACAGTAAGCGACCACCTCATTACCGGTGAAGAAACAAGCTCACAGGAGCGTCAGGAAACGTTCAACGAGATGGTTGACGTTGCCCTCACCGCGGCCATTCAGTCAAAATAA
- a CDS encoding lipoate--protein ligase: MRFISNNGITDPGINLAIEEYALKHLDPEDTYLLFYVNGPSIIIGKNQNTIEEINREYVEKNGIKVVRRLSGGGAVYHDTGNLNFSFITKDDGESFHNFRKFTQPVVDALRKLGVEAELTGRNDLQVGERKISGNAQYTTKGRMFSHGTLLLDSEMENVVSALNVSDEKIRSKGIKSIRSRVANINEFLDEPLTMDEFKSLLLRYIFEESEEIPEYKLTEEDWKGIERISAERYRNWEWNYGKSPKFDLKRSKRFDAGTVDIRLDIRKGTITDCKIYGDFFGVGEVVDVEKALIGSRYERSEIMKALGNLDTKHYFGPIPQEDLANLIY, encoded by the coding sequence ATGAGATTTATCAGCAATAACGGAATTACAGATCCCGGAATTAACCTTGCGATCGAGGAATATGCCTTAAAACACCTTGACCCTGAAGATACATATCTGCTTTTTTACGTGAACGGACCGTCGATTATCATAGGGAAGAACCAGAATACAATTGAGGAAATCAACAGGGAGTATGTTGAAAAGAACGGGATAAAAGTCGTTCGCCGTCTCAGTGGAGGAGGAGCCGTCTATCATGACACGGGAAATCTGAACTTCAGCTTTATTACGAAAGATGACGGAGAGAGCTTCCATAACTTCCGAAAATTCACACAACCTGTCGTGGATGCCCTGCGAAAGCTTGGCGTTGAGGCGGAGCTGACAGGAAGAAATGACCTGCAGGTAGGGGAGAGGAAGATTTCAGGTAACGCCCAGTACACAACAAAAGGCCGAATGTTCAGCCACGGGACCCTGCTTCTGGACTCGGAGATGGAGAACGTGGTGAGTGCCTTGAATGTGAGCGATGAAAAGATCCGTTCCAAAGGGATTAAGTCGATTCGCAGCCGTGTTGCCAACATTAATGAGTTTCTTGATGAGCCGCTGACAATGGACGAATTTAAGAGCCTCCTTCTTCGCTATATTTTCGAGGAATCAGAAGAGATCCCGGAATATAAGCTGACCGAGGAAGACTGGAAAGGTATTGAGCGGATTTCAGCAGAGCGCTACCGGAACTGGGAGTGGAATTACGGAAAATCTCCTAAATTTGATCTGAAACGGTCGAAGCGCTTTGATGCCGGTACGGTCGATATCCGCCTGGATATACGCAAAGGGACCATTACAGACTGCAAAATTTATGGGGACTTTTTCGGAGTCGGAGAAGTTGTAGATGTAGAGAAAGCCCTGATTGGTTCCCGCTATGAGCGTTCAGAGATTATGAAGGCGCTTGGGAATTTAGATACGAAACATTATTTCGGACCGATCCCTCAGGAAGATCTGGCAAATCTGATTTACTAG